TTCAAAACGTTGTTCATGGTTGATCGATCTCCTTTAAAATTAATCTCAAATCTCAGATCTCAGATCTCAAAAGGTTTAGCTGACAGCTGTTAGTCGGCAAACCAGTTCCGCGTTGGTTATTCAGCTCTTTCCCCGTTTCTCCCCCTTCCCCACTCTCCCCCTCAGCCGGGAAGCAGGAAGAACGGTTCAATCATTTCGGCGCTTCCCTGTCTTTCCTCTCCCAATGGAGAGAAATGCCTCCCCCGCTCCCAGGGCCATGGGGTAATCTTCCTCGCCCAGCATCTCCCGAAGGTCCCTGGAGATCTGAAGGCGTATAAACTCAAGGATGTCATCAACCTCTTTGCGCATCTGGATCATTTTACCGCGCATCTCAAGGATGACATCAATTCCGGCAAGGTTTATGTTCAAATCACGCTGGAGCCGAAGGATCATTTCAACCCGGTCCAGCTGGTCGGAAGGCAGCGCTTTCTCATCTCGCAGTGCCGCCAGGGTGATGAGGCCCTCCTCCTCCATGGCCTCAAGTTCGACGGGCTGAATGCCCAGTCTGCGGCAGATCTGAGCGATATCCATTACATCGTTATCGCCACGCATAATTTACCATAATCCTTCCCGCGGGTCCATATCAAGAGCCTCATCCAGTTCTCTGATAAGATCGCCTGCTTTACCTTTGGGGGCCTTGGGTACCCTGATCTTGATCACGGCGTACAGGTGACCGCGTCCCTTGCCCTTGACCTTTGGGAACCCCTTATCCTTAAGCCTGAGTTTCTGTCCTCCCTGAGTTCCGGGCGGTATGGTGAGGGTCGTTGTTGCGCCCCCTGGAAGCGGTATCTGGACTTTGGCGCCCATGGCTGCTTCCCCATAAGAGAGGGGTAGATCAAAGGAGATATCTGCCCCATCCCTTTTAAAAATGCTGTTTGAACCCACCTCTACCATTATGAACAGGTCCCCCGACGATCCGCCCATCGCCCCGGCGTTTCCCTTTCCCGCCACACGTACTTTAGATCCCGTGTCCACGCCGGCCGGAATCTTGACGGTTAACCGTTCTTTTTTCTGAACACCGCCCTGCCCGCTGCACTGTGAGCAAGGCTTGCTGATGATGTTTCCAGCTCCGTTGCATTGAGGGCAAGCGTGGGCAAAATGGAAGGCACCCTGGGCCACCTTCTCCTGGCCGGTGCCGTGGCATCGGGGACAGGCAGCAGTGCCGCTGCCGGGCTCAGCCCCGTTCCCGCCACAACGGTCACACGCTGCGGTATGACCAAACATGACAGGGATCTCGGCTCCCTTGTAGGCATCTTCGAAAGAGATCTGTAATCGATAACTCAGATCCTCTCCCCGAGATGGCCCCCGTCGCCGGCTCCTGCCGCCGAACAGATCTCCAAACAGGTCTTCGTAAGTAAACCCGCCAATGTCGAACCCGCCTGTTCGGAACCCCCCTAGATCAAAATCAGAGACATCGAAACCGGCCCCTTGCCGTCCACCGTGGCCAAACTGATCATATTCGGACTTCTTTTTCTCATCGGAAAGAACCGAATAGGCCTCACTGATCTCCTTGAAGCGGTTCTCCGCCTCCTTATCCCCCGGGTTGACATCTGGATGATGCTTGCGGGCGAGCTTTCTGTAGGCCTTCTTTATGTCGTCGGCAGAGGCGCCTCGAGGGACGCCAAGCTCTTCGTAGTAATCTTTCTTGTTGGCCACTATTGATAGAAGGATGGAGGATGAAGGATGGAGGATGAAGGGTATTAACCTCTCAGGCTCCATCCTGAATAGTTTTCAACAGTTGCCTTCTTCCTCCTTCTTCCTTCCTCCTTTCTCCTTCGGGAAAATTGAAATATTCCCATTTTAATTATTCCGTAATTTCAATTTTCCTTGCCTTCGATTCCTCGACTTTAGGCAGAACGACCTCAAGAACCCCGCCCATGTAGGCGGCGGTGATCATGTCAGTCCGAATGGAAACACCCAGAACAAAGGACCTCCGGAACCGTCCATACGCTCTTTCTATTCGATGACAGTGTTCCCGGGACACGTCCTTTTCAAAGGGCCGTTCACCTTTGAGAGTCAGGACATCATCCTTGACCTCCACTGTGAACTGGTCCCGGCTCATTCCCGGCGCCTCCACGTTGACCAATATGGCATCGGTGGTCTCGTATATATCCACTGCCGGTGTCCAGCCCGCGGCTTCCATCTCCTCATCAGTTCCCTCACTGTGAGCGCTGCTGTCAAATATGCGGTTCATCCGGTCCTGGAGCGCCATCAACTCCCTGAAGGGCGATCTTGTAGTGGCTGCCATAATCATTTCTCCCAAGCCTTTGTTATTTCTGTAATTATTCGAATTCACTCGAAATTTGAATATAAGTTTAACACAGGGAAATTTAACCTGCGAGGGGTGGATGTCAAGACCCTGCTTAC
Above is a genomic segment from bacterium containing:
- a CDS encoding Hsp20/alpha crystallin family protein, which produces MAATTRSPFRELMALQDRMNRIFDSSAHSEGTDEEMEAAGWTPAVDIYETTDAILVNVEAPGMSRDQFTVEVKDDVLTLKGERPFEKDVSREHCHRIERAYGRFRRSFVLGVSIRTDMITAAYMGGVLEVVLPKVEESKARKIEITE
- a CDS encoding chaperone modulator CbpM, translating into MRGDNDVMDIAQICRRLGIQPVELEAMEEEGLITLAALRDEKALPSDQLDRVEMILRLQRDLNINLAGIDVILEMRGKMIQMRKEVDDILEFIRLQISRDLREMLGEEDYPMALGAGEAFLSIGRGKTGKRRND
- the dnaJ gene encoding molecular chaperone DnaJ codes for the protein MEPERLIPFILHPSSSILLSIVANKKDYYEELGVPRGASADDIKKAYRKLARKHHPDVNPGDKEAENRFKEISEAYSVLSDEKKKSEYDQFGHGGRQGAGFDVSDFDLGGFRTGGFDIGGFTYEDLFGDLFGGRSRRRGPSRGEDLSYRLQISFEDAYKGAEIPVMFGHTAACDRCGGNGAEPGSGTAACPRCHGTGQEKVAQGAFHFAHACPQCNGAGNIISKPCSQCSGQGGVQKKERLTVKIPAGVDTGSKVRVAGKGNAGAMGGSSGDLFIMVEVGSNSIFKRDGADISFDLPLSYGEAAMGAKVQIPLPGGATTTLTIPPGTQGGQKLRLKDKGFPKVKGKGRGHLYAVIKIRVPKAPKGKAGDLIRELDEALDMDPREGLW